In Streptococcus sp. SN-1, a single genomic region encodes these proteins:
- a CDS encoding rhodanese-related sulfurtransferase yields MAKDIRVLLYYLYTPIENAEQFAADHLAFCKSIGLKGRILVADEGINGTVSGDYETTQKYMDYVHSLPGMEELWFKIDEENEQAFKKMFVRYKKEIVHLGLEDNDFDNDINPLETTGAYLSPKEFKEALLDEDTVVLDTRNDYEYDLGHFRGAIRPDIRNFRELPQWVRDNKEKFMDKRVVVYCTGGVRCEKFSGWMVREGYKDVGQLHGGIATYGKDPEVQGELWDGKMYVFDERIAVDVNHVNPTIVGKDWFDGTPCERYVNCGNPFCNRRILTSEENEDKYLRGCSHECRVHPRNRYVSENELTQAEVVERLAAIGESLDQAATV; encoded by the coding sequence ATGGCAAAAGATATTCGTGTCTTACTTTACTACCTTTACACTCCAATTGAAAATGCAGAGCAATTTGCTGCAGACCACTTGGCTTTCTGTAAATCAATCGGCCTTAAAGGCCGTATCCTAGTCGCTGACGAGGGAATTAACGGAACAGTTTCAGGTGACTACGAAACAACTCAAAAATACATGGACTACGTTCACAGCCTCCCAGGTATGGAAGAACTCTGGTTCAAGATTGACGAAGAAAATGAACAAGCCTTCAAGAAGATGTTCGTTCGCTACAAAAAAGAAATTGTCCACCTTGGTTTGGAAGACAACGACTTTGACAATGACATCAACCCACTTGAAACAACAGGTGCTTACTTGTCTCCAAAAGAGTTCAAAGAAGCTCTTCTTGACGAAGATACAGTTGTCCTTGACACACGTAACGATTATGAGTACGACCTAGGACACTTCCGTGGGGCTATTCGCCCAGATATCCGCAACTTCCGTGAGTTGCCACAATGGGTCCGTGATAACAAGGAAAAATTCATGGACAAGCGTGTCGTGGTTTACTGTACAGGTGGGGTTCGCTGTGAGAAATTCTCAGGCTGGATGGTCCGTGAAGGCTACAAAGATGTCGGCCAATTGCACGGAGGAATCGCAACTTACGGTAAAGACCCAGAAGTCCAAGGTGAGCTTTGGGATGGGAAAATGTACGTCTTTGACGAGCGTATCGCAGTCGATGTCAACCATGTCAACCCAACCATCGTAGGGAAAGACTGGTTTGATGGAACACCATGTGAACGTTATGTAAACTGTGGAAATCCATTCTGTAACCGTCGTATCTTGACATCAGAAGAAAATGAAGACAAGTACCTTCGTGGATGCTCACACGAGTGCCGTGTTCACCCACGTAACCGCTATGTTTCAGAAAATGAATTGACACAAGCTGAAGTTGTCGAGCGCCTAGCCGCTATCGGTGAAAGCTTGGATCAAGCAGCTACTGTATAA
- a CDS encoding DUF4299 family protein, with translation MTKTFFIPNKQSILGEQEILTAKSILALLDGLESHSYDAVYLRQPLSRLEYIECAIVGQSQFLFKVSYADDHKAYRIDLPDLLTKTDWEIIKSFLDALLAYTGTEIEGLDGFDFEAYFQASIQAYLADTAARFTICQGIFNPVFFSHEDLKSFLEEDGLAQFEARVRAVQETDAYFAKVSFYQDGEGQVHGVYHLAQGVKTVLPREPFVPAAYIEQLVDKEVQWEIDLVQITGDGSKPEDYEAIARLNYAKFPESLPSAFYHQLDANQLEVQPILDKDFKALAQEK, from the coding sequence ATGACGAAAACATTTTTTATTCCAAATAAACAGAGCATTTTAGGAGAACAAGAGATTTTGACTGCCAAGTCGATCTTGGCCTTGCTAGATGGTTTGGAGTCACATAGCTATGATGCAGTCTATCTCCGTCAACCTCTTAGCCGTCTTGAGTATATCGAGTGTGCGATAGTGGGACAATCACAATTTCTCTTTAAAGTTAGCTATGCTGATGATCACAAGGCTTACCGTATTGATCTTCCTGACCTACTAACGAAGACAGACTGGGAAATCATCAAGTCATTTTTAGATGCCCTGCTTGCTTATACAGGAACTGAGATTGAAGGACTAGATGGTTTTGATTTTGAAGCTTATTTCCAAGCAAGTATTCAAGCCTATCTAGCAGACACTGCAGCTCGTTTTACGATTTGCCAAGGAATTTTTAATCCTGTTTTCTTTAGTCATGAGGATTTGAAAAGCTTTTTAGAAGAAGATGGCTTGGCTCAGTTTGAAGCGCGTGTGCGTGCGGTTCAAGAGACAGATGCCTACTTTGCAAAAGTTTCCTTCTATCAGGATGGAGAAGGCCAAGTGCACGGTGTTTACCATCTGGCTCAAGGAGTCAAGACTGTTTTGCCGAGAGAACCATTTGTTCCTGCAGCCTATATTGAGCAATTGGTGGATAAGGAAGTCCAGTGGGAGATTGACTTGGTTCAAATCACAGGAGATGGCTCTAAACCAGAAGACTATGAAGCTATTGCCCGCTTGAACTATGCAAAATTCCCAGAGTCACTACCATCAGCATTTTACCACCAACTAGATGCCAATCAATTAGAAGTGCAACCCATCTTAGACAAAGATTTTAAAGCATTAGCACAAGAAAAGTAA